GTGTATAAAAGCTCTAGGAATCAATGAATaaggcagagaaagagaagaatttAGAAAATTAGTTTGTAAGGAGGTCTTGATCCTCGAAACCAAGTAGTGTAGTTTTCTTCCCCTCCCCTCCTAACAATTGGTCCGACCTGCCACTCTCCAATGACGGACACCGAACTTTCCACCGCCTGTGTGGATTGTCTTGAGGCCGCCATGGCCAAACTCGCTGCAATCCAAACTTCCACTATTGCAGCCCAAACTTACTTTGCTTCCAAACATGATGACATTCTCCGGATACTGAATACCATGGTACCCAGACAACCTTCTCCATCTGCTGCCTTTGCGAAGTCACCACCTATGCCGCCTTTGCTTCCCAAGGTAACCAACCCATCTTCTTCCTCTACTAaaccaccaccaacaacaaaaaTCATATTGCCTCCACCAACAGTAGAAACCACGTTGCCTCCCCTTCCCATGGCAACTTCTCACCTTCCCGTTAACAAGCACCACGCACTCTCCTCCGACCCCCTCCCAGCCACCAGTAACCGGTCCCACACAAAGCCATCTAGTCGCAGCATCCTTCTCTTCGACATTCGCTTCTCCCTTTCTATTGTGTGTGCTGCCACGGTCAGGGACACAAATCTCAACCACCCCTTCCTCCCCCTCCTCTTCACCATTCTCGTCGCTGCCAAAGGGCTTTGTCTCCGCAATCATCTTCAGGCACTAATTATTACACTCATTTTCATTTGGGATTCAGGTTCTGTTTTCTACACCCAACACCTTAaggacaaggtgtttttgatgGACTAGGGAATGTTAGGAAGAAGATGCTCTGCCATGGAAACCTGTCATAGGGGTAGTTATCATTCTAGTAGCGGTTATTGTAGTGGGGGTGCGATTATTGTAGTGGTTATTGTAGTGGGATTGCAGACATGCAATTGTGTATAAAAGCTCTAGGAATCAATGAATAAGgcggagaaagagaagaatttAGAAAATTAGTTTGTAAGGAGGTCTTGGTCCTCGAAACCAAGTAGTGTAGTTTTCTTCCCCTCCCCTCTGCTCCTAACATTGCAAACATgaatttgaatgaaaaatatgttataaaCTTAAGTTtgataaaaagtaaatttattataatgtgAAATACTTTTATTCAAATGTatgttgataaaataattattttgaataacagAATAAatcaaaaatagtttttaagaaatgaaataagaaaaataaataaaatacatctctccatttaaaaattcataaatttaatgatgttaaaaaaatctaaatatgaaaaacttatttaactctTGCATCCTAACTACATTAAAGACAAATTATGAAAGATATAATTAACATATCATATCTTCACATTAggttaagaatatatatatatatatataaaaagtaaaccgcAATACAATATCGTGAAAGATtcaataatttataagaataatcTAATGATTTCTGAAACAACCATTTCAATTCAATCgacaaatttaataaactatttagtgaaaaaaataatggatgGGTTTGATTGTGAAAAAATTGgtgagaagaaataaaaaattttcaaaGATACATCTTAtatctttattatatttattttcaattatcttttattctattttcttttgccCTAACAGACCAATCCTTAGATTTTATTATCACTTAACCGTGATATTAAATTCCTATAAaagaatgtaaaattttaagtgTTATTCAATTATGAGTATTTTGATAAGATTATTTATTAGCTTATATATCATTTTGACTGATTTATAAGATAGTAGAATTCAAtagatttaataaatttattatatataattatgattgaataattatttaaaattttttacaccGTATATCCTCAGTGTTCTTATGAATGTTCAGTTTTAACAAGctcttccttaaaaaaaaaaaaaatcattaacgttgcaattaattgaattagaatctcctaaaaaaattaattagaaagtcaactttggaaaaaatataagaaaaaagtatCTGTTAGAAAGTCAAGTTTGGAAAAATATCAGAAAAAGTATCTATTAGAAAGTCAATTTAACCATCTAAGCTTTTATCTTAAATTATACTATTAGAAAAAATCATTAACCGAAAACCGACGTTGTTCCTTCCTCGCTGGAGTGACGTCAAAGATTTGAACTAGTCACTCTCTTACACATACACAGAACCCGATCCCATCCTTTatcaattaaaccaaaaaatcaTTACACACTCTCTTTTTCTCATCCCTTCTTCAATCCAATCCACATTCTCTCCCATACCCAAAACCCTCGCCGCCGCAATGGAAACCAAGAAGCTCCACCCTCGCTTCTCGCTCGGCCGCCAATCCTCCCTCGCGCCGGAGCGCGCCGGCGCCGGCGACTCGTCGGAGGCCCTGGACCCGGCGGTCCGGTTGATGTATCTGGCCAACGAAGGTGACTCGGACGGGATTAAGGAGCTTTTGGACGCCGGGAGTAACGTCAATTTCACCGACATCGACGGCCGCACCTCGCTCCACGTCGCCGCTTGCCAGGGCCGCACCGACGTCGTTGACTTGCTGCTCCGACGAGGCGCCCACGTCGATCCACAAGACCGCTGGGGCAGCACCGTAATTTCACTCTCCTTCGCTCTTCTCGCTGTCTCTTATTCTACACTCGCTGACACTAATTTCTGGATTGGATTGTTTAATAGCCTCTAGTTGATGCAATGTACTACAAGAATCACCAAGTTGTCAAGCTTTTGGAGAAACACGGTGCAAGACCCCCTGTATGTCTCTTCTTCTTAGATGTTATTCATTTCCTCTAAAAATAAGGATGTTATTCATTTCGAGAGATTAATAGATAGATATGCACTTTTAGTGTAGAATTTTTTACGTTGTCAATTAATCAGATATTACTTTTGAAATGACTTTTTTatgtagttattataaaaagtcAAACATATTTACcatgaatgaaaatataattttttttatgctgtCCGAGCATACATATAGTTCAAGCTTTTAAAAGAGAAAGTAGTATATAAACTGACACTGTACAAACTTTTTATATTGACATtcaatcacaattcacaatACGATATTGTCGTGTACGGTAGGTTGTTTGATTTACAATAAATACGTTAAGAGTCATACTTACGGTGATTTTTAAGGTCCGTTTgtttaagtttatttaaaaaagaaaacacttttttgaataaaataaatagttttctgctcttttgatatgtttttctaactgtttttttttcttaaaaaagtagTTACtagttttctgttttttgtttaaaaaggtattttttacaaatgcttcttaaaaaagttttttttttaaaattgcttTTACACAGTGCATAGATATTAAACCCCTTTTAGTATAGGTTGTTTATGACATCAAGTTGCAACTGAGGACTTTTTATTTTGTAGATGGCTCCCATGCATGTGCAGAATGCTCGTGAAGTACCTGAGTATGAGATTGATCCTTCTGAACTTGATTTTACTAATAGTGTTTGCATAACAAAGGTAAGCTTTCAAGTTTCCTTTCTCTGTATGGTCAATCATGTTTTGTAACTTGATTTCTCCTTTTGCCTTGTTTTGACATATTCTCTCAATTCAATTTGCGCTGATTTATTTTgtgtttcatattttatattgattattagGGAACTTTCAGGATTGCATTATGGCGTGGAATTCAGGTTGCTGTCAAGACACTTGGGGAGGAATTGTTCACTGATGATGACAAAGTGTGGGTTGGTCTACTTATGCAATCTGTTGTTTCATTCATGTCAATTACTCAATTGGATATTCAGTTCTCAATTTTTATTCTCATCGTGGATTTTGTTTCTTGGTGTATGTTTATCAGAAAGGCATTTCATTATGAGCTTACATTACTTGAGAAAATAAGGCATCCAAATGTAGTCCAGTTTTTGGGTGCTGTAACACAAAGCACACCAATGATGATTGTCACAGAATATCTACCCCAGGTTAGTCTTGGTCCTACACTGGTTATATGGAAGATTTTTTATGATAAGTTATTTTGCCCGTGGTGTTTATGAACAGATCATATTGGTTAGTTGGCCAATGGCTATCATAGATAACAGTGAGCTGAATAAAATATGTGGTCAGAAATTTATCATTTTGGATATAGTCTTTAGAAAGAAATGACTAGCGTAGTTTCAATAGGACTACTTGAAATCTAGCATTATGTTGGAGtgcacaaataattaataatgaactTAATATGATAAAAAGTTATACTGGGACTGATACTAATTGTTGAAGTGTCAGGAGTTATTTGCTATTCTGCATTGGCCAGACAGGATTTGGCCCTCTAAGTGAAAAAAGTGAGGGATTATCTACAATTGATATAAAGTCGGCTATGTATACAAAATgctttttttcaaattgatgaTGGGTGGACTCTCACTTTCTCACTTTAGAGGAACTGAATCCGGTCAGACAATTATGTTCCTGTTCTGTCTAGAAGTTATAAATATCTAAATTGAAGGATTTTAAGTAATGATAAGAGATAACCATTTTAATCTAGTATTGATAAGTGCTGAATTAGAACTTCCATTTATCTTTATTGTGGATTTCACTTTATGTTAGTGAAATGGTGAAAAAATAAGGAAGTGCATATAATTAGGAAGATATCTCCTCTAATTAGGAAGTCTTTATTGGTTAACTACACCTTGTATTTTTCACTAGTGTAATGTCTGACAATTTGGAATGGATTATCATCTCTTTAGGGGGATCTCGGTGCCTACTTGAAGCGGAAAGGTGCATTAAAACCAGTAACCGCCGTAAAGTTTGCACTTGATATTGCTAGGTCAGTCAAGAGATTTCATATTATGGATGCATCACTAGCTTTCAGTTGGTTTGCAAGGAAGCAAGCTCTCctgattatttcattttttgaaaagttGAATAATTAATGAAGATTTTCtcctatattaaaaattttcatttggATATTTGTAATAATTCCAATGCATGTATATTTTGCAGGGGTATGAACTATTTGCATGAACATAAACCAGAAGCCATTATACACAGAGATCTTGAGCCTTCGTATGTTTTATGTTCTCCTGTCCTGTtttgttgattttattattcttcCAGCATGTGTATGAAGTATCATGGATTTTTCAGTAGAAGCAtgcatttttaattcattattgaATGGTTGGAACTGTTTAAAGTTTCTTCATTGTACATGAGTAAGACAACAGAAATATACTGCGGGATGATTCTGGGCATCTGAAAGTTGCAGACTTTGGAGTTAGCAAGTTGCTTAAAGTTGCTAAAATGGTCAAAGAAGACAAACCCGTGGCAAGCCTGGATACATCATGTAAGTTTTCTTCTTTAGTGGAGCCTTGTAATATTCGTTGTCAATCATGTTGGTCTGCGTGAAAGCAATATTGTGAACTTTTATTTCATGAGGGCTGTAATGTGCAATATGTTGCATATTCTGCCAGGAAAAAAAATGCTGTCTACTCAGTGACTACTAAAGACAGTTGTCAGCTGGTGGCTGGTGCTCAATTTTACTAATTTGAATTTATCAATTGATTTATAAATATGGCCATCTCTTATATGTATGACtggttttattttaatcctattGTGATTGGTTCTGATTTCATAGTTTGTATTGATGAATCTATTCAAATCTGTAACAGGGCGTTATGTTGCTCCAGAGGTATATAGAAATGAGGAATACGACACAAATGTGGATGTATTTTCATTTGCTCTGATATTACAGGAGGTAAAATCATTATTGCTCATCTTTGgatgcatgctgatttttcttattttagtgCTTTTTAATGacttccaaattaatgatttacCCTTATTATGTGAATGGCTGTATCTTCTCTGGTCTTGAAACAAGACTTTTAAACCCTAAActggaaaattaattaatgaatataaaatctttttaatgAATTGATGTTTGTGGAATATTATAGTGGTATTGAGCAATTAATACATGCTAATTCAATAGTCTCCGTCCCTTGTAATTTCTGTTTATCTCATCACATAAAACTTTTAGAAGGCTGTTAGTTGCATTtgctttcttaaaaaaaaatgggaatTCACTTTATGTTTTCTGtgctttttcagttttattttgagCAATTAAAAGCATTTACATAATCCTGAACATAAAGTCATATCCCCTACATACGTACGTACATACATACATCTGTGTTGTTCATGTTAGTTAAAAAATTGCAAGTTCAGGAAAAGGAATGCATTGAGAGGTGTATCATTTGTTGCTGTGTATCCTATGTTGCTTTTGGCATTCAAATTCCTTTAGCATTGCTCCGGCATATTGAATTTTAGATGTTTGATGGTGTCTTTTATGCACGGGAACTCTTTCACTTGTCAAGTATTTACATATAGGTGTCTATGGACAGCTCAAGCATTGGTGACTTGTGAGCTCTTCCTTCTTTGTCCATCAGATGATCCTAAagatatgtatattatatataattgtgaTATGCAATGctttattacatattttaagGTTGATCTAATGGACAGGTAGAGTTCTAGAGATTTTGAGTTCTCCACATATTGAcccataaaatataaatgtttgtACATAAGTATATATTCATGATCATTTTAGTAAGATGCCATGCCCAACAGTTTGTTGTGGTACCAATATGttcttgtactttttttttatgtgaagaCAAAATGCTCATTTTCTGAAAgttcaaaatatgattattttatttgtggATGATGGGCAATTTTGAATATAGAATATACAGATTGACAACCAACAGTGGGTTGTTATTTGTAGAGATGCCCAGCAAAATATTGACTGGAACTTGCATGGTTTTCTGTTCCTCTAGATGATTGAAGGTTGTCCACCGTTTTTTGCAAAGCCAGAAAATGAAGTTCCTAAAGCATATGTTGAAAATGAGCGTCCACCATTTAGAGCTTCACCAAAGCTTTATGCTTATGGGCTAAAACAGTAAGGGTTTTAAATGCATTTAATTGGCAGCAGATTTGAATGTTCAGTTTCAAAACCTACCACAAGTAGGAAATTGAAAGAATAAGTTTTTCACATTCAGGAAATTTGATTTGTCCATAGGTTAATTGAGGAATGCTGGGATGAAAAACCATACAGAAGGCCAACATTTAGGCAAATAATTGGGAGATTGGAAGACATATACTACCATCTTGCTCAAAAGAGGGGCTGGAAGGTATCCCTTTTTTATgtgaatatttcttttatcaatttttagaCATAGTTATGATAGTATAATTTTAACTTCGCAgtaatttttaatagtaaaactTAACAGAATGTGAGGAATTTCAGATTCAGAGACTTTTTCTGTATGATTGGAtggatattaataatttttataccaACGTAATTTTACTAGAGTAACTGTTTTTAATCCATCTAACCAGTAGAATGCCCTCAAAGGTGTGGATATTGTGCGATATAGTTATTTTTACAACGAGACTGTGATTCTTTGTTTCCTAAGGTGTAATATTTTCTTGTTATGATACACAGGTTAGGACTCCTGGATGCTTCCAGAACCTGGAAGCCATATTTAGGGGTAATCGCACAAATCC
The genomic region above belongs to Glycine max cultivar Williams 82 chromosome 14, Glycine_max_v4.0, whole genome shotgun sequence and contains:
- the LOC100812598 gene encoding integrin-linked protein kinase 1 isoform X2, with the translated sequence METKKLHPRFSLGRQSSLAPERAGAGDSSEALDPAVRLMYLANEGDSDGIKELLDAGSNVNFTDIDGRTSLHVAACQGRTDVVDLLLRRGAHVDPQDRWGSTPLVDAMYYKNHQVVKLLEKHGARPPMAPMHVQNAREVPEYEIDPSELDFTNSVCITKGTFRIALWRGIQVAVKTLGEELFTDDDKVKAFHYELTLLEKIRHPNVVQFLGAVTQSTPMMIVTEYLPQGDLGAYLKRKGALKPVTAVKFALDIARGMNYLHEHKPEAIIHRDLEPSNILRDDSGHLKVADFGVSKLLKVAKMVKEDKPVASLDTSWRYVAPEVYRNEEYDTNVDVFSFALILQEVSMDSSSIGDL
- the LOC100812598 gene encoding integrin-linked protein kinase 1 isoform X1 yields the protein METKKLHPRFSLGRQSSLAPERAGAGDSSEALDPAVRLMYLANEGDSDGIKELLDAGSNVNFTDIDGRTSLHVAACQGRTDVVDLLLRRGAHVDPQDRWGSTPLVDAMYYKNHQVVKLLEKHGARPPMAPMHVQNAREVPEYEIDPSELDFTNSVCITKGTFRIALWRGIQVAVKTLGEELFTDDDKVKAFHYELTLLEKIRHPNVVQFLGAVTQSTPMMIVTEYLPQGDLGAYLKRKGALKPVTAVKFALDIARGMNYLHEHKPEAIIHRDLEPSNILRDDSGHLKVADFGVSKLLKVAKMVKEDKPVASLDTSWRYVAPEVYRNEEYDTNVDVFSFALILQEMIEGCPPFFAKPENEVPKAYVENERPPFRASPKLYAYGLKQLIEECWDEKPYRRPTFRQIIGRLEDIYYHLAQKRGWKVRTPGCFQNLEAIFRGNRTNPSSRSSRSTAR
- the LOC100812598 gene encoding integrin-linked protein kinase 1 isoform X3 is translated as METKKLHPRFSLGRQSSLAPERAGAGDSSEALDPAVRLMYLANEGDSDGIKELLDAGSNVNFTDIDGRTSLHVAACQGRTDVVDLLLRRGAHVDPQDRWGSTPLVDAMYYKNHQVVKLLEKHGARPPMAPMHVQNAREVPEYEIDPSELDFTNSVCITKGTFRIALWRGIQVAVKTLGEELFTDDDKVKAFHYELTLLEKIRHPNVVQFLGAVTQSTPMMIVTEYLPQGDLGAYLKRKGALKPVTAVKFALDIARGMNYLHEHKPEAIIHRDLEPSNILRDDSGHLKVADFGVSKLLKVAKMVKEDKPVASLDTSWRYVAPEVYRNEEYDTNVDVFSFALILQERCPAKY